From Lonchura striata isolate bLonStr1 chromosome 3, bLonStr1.mat, whole genome shotgun sequence, one genomic window encodes:
- the IYD gene encoding iodotyrosine deiodinase 1 isoform X1, with amino-acid sequence MVLFSSLTPVFIAIMCVLIGVIMKKTNGEKEKCDTKSKHPSRPWVDEDLKDSTDHPLEEEEGEEEWQGLEENVAHVPFTGERYSEAEMIKRSQTFYELLNKRRSVRFLSDEPVPREVIDNVIRTAGTSPSGAHTEPWTFVVVQDPYLKHKIREIVEEEEEINYKKRMGDRWVNDLKRLRTNWIKEYLDTAPYLILIFKQVYGRLPNGKKKTHYYNEISVSIACGILLAALQNAGLCTVTSTPLNCGPQLRVLLQRPANEKLLLLLPVGYPKEDATVPALRRKPLEDIMVVM; translated from the exons ATGGTGCTCTTTTCTTCCCTCACACCAGTATTTATAGCCATTATGTGTGTTTTGATTGGGGTAATAATGAAGAAGACGaatggagagaaggaaaaatgtgaCACTAAAAGCAAGCATCCATCTCGCCCATGGGTGGATGAAGATTTAAAAGATAGCACTGACCATCCCTTAGAAGAGGAAG AGGGTGAGGAAGAGTGGCAAGGACTTGAAGAAAATGTTGCCCATGTCCCCTTCACTGGCGAGCGCTACTCTGAGGCTGAAATGATTAAGAGGTCTCAGACATTCTATGAGCTTCTAAATAAGAGGCGATCTGTCAGGTTTCTCAGTGATGAGCCAGTCCCCAGGGAGGTTATCGATAATGTCATCAGAACAGCAG GTACTTCACCTAGTGGAGCACACACTGAGCCCTGGACCTTTGTGGTAGTGCAAGATCcatatttaaaacataaaattcGTGAAATtgtagaagaagaagaggaaatcAACTACAAAAAAAGGATGGGAGACAGATGGGTTAATGACCTGAAAAGACTGAG AACAAATTGGATCAAAGAGTACTTGGACACTGCTCCATATTTGATTCTCATTTTCAAGCAGGTATATGGGCGACTTCCAAATGGCAAAAAGAAGACCCACTACTACAATGAAATCAGTGTTTCCATTGCTTGTGGTATCCTGCTTGCTGCACTGCAG AACGCAGGGCTGTGCACAGTGACCTCCACACCCCTGAACTGCGGCCCCCAGCTCCGGGTGCTGCTCCAGCGGCCAGCAAACGAgaagctcctgctgctgctccccgtGGGCTACCCCAAGGAAGACGCCACTGTGCCTGCGCTGAGGCGGAAGCCTCTGGAAGACATCATGGTGGTCATGTGA
- the IYD gene encoding iodotyrosine deiodinase 1 isoform X2, with translation MVLFSSLTPVFIAIMCVLIGVIMKKTNGEKEKCDTKSKHPSRPWVDEDLKDSTDHPLEEEEGEEEWQGLEENVAHVPFTGERYSEAEMIKRSQTFYELLNKRRSVRFLSDEPVPREVIDNVIRTAGTSPSGAHTEPWTFVVVQDPYLKHKIREIVEEEEEINYKKRMGDRWVNDLKRLRTNWIKEYLDTAPYLILIFKQVYGRLPNGKKKTHYYNEISVSIACGILLAALQAPFSTTSVCSNPLEKIVEITLT, from the exons ATGGTGCTCTTTTCTTCCCTCACACCAGTATTTATAGCCATTATGTGTGTTTTGATTGGGGTAATAATGAAGAAGACGaatggagagaaggaaaaatgtgaCACTAAAAGCAAGCATCCATCTCGCCCATGGGTGGATGAAGATTTAAAAGATAGCACTGACCATCCCTTAGAAGAGGAAG AGGGTGAGGAAGAGTGGCAAGGACTTGAAGAAAATGTTGCCCATGTCCCCTTCACTGGCGAGCGCTACTCTGAGGCTGAAATGATTAAGAGGTCTCAGACATTCTATGAGCTTCTAAATAAGAGGCGATCTGTCAGGTTTCTCAGTGATGAGCCAGTCCCCAGGGAGGTTATCGATAATGTCATCAGAACAGCAG GTACTTCACCTAGTGGAGCACACACTGAGCCCTGGACCTTTGTGGTAGTGCAAGATCcatatttaaaacataaaattcGTGAAATtgtagaagaagaagaggaaatcAACTACAAAAAAAGGATGGGAGACAGATGGGTTAATGACCTGAAAAGACTGAG AACAAATTGGATCAAAGAGTACTTGGACACTGCTCCATATTTGATTCTCATTTTCAAGCAGGTATATGGGCGACTTCCAAATGGCAAAAAGAAGACCCACTACTACAATGAAATCAGTGTTTCCATTGCTTGTGGTATCCTGCTTGCTGCACTGCAG gcaCCATTCAGCACCACCAGTGTTTGCTCTAATCCTCTTGAGAAGATTGTAGAGATTACTTTAACGTGA